The proteins below come from a single Oncorhynchus tshawytscha isolate Ot180627B linkage group LG22, Otsh_v2.0, whole genome shotgun sequence genomic window:
- the tmem240a gene encoding transmembrane protein 240 codes for MHMITTTMIFMILGASVVMAIACLMDMNALLDRFHNYILPHLRGEDRVCHCNCGRHHVHYVIPYNGDHSLVDSSENYFVSDSVTKQEMDLMLGLLLGFCISWLLLWLDGVLHCAVRAWRASRYYDTPSWSWLPSFCNLRDLRRRAQLRQLEDSSGNMVHIKQKLYHNGHPSPRHL; via the exons atgcataTGATCACAACCACCATGATTTTTATGATTCTTGGCGCTTCAGTTGTAATG GCGATAGCCTGTTTAATGGACATGAACGCACTATTGGATCGCTTTCACAACTACATCTTACCGCATTTACGAGGGGAAGACCGCGTCTGTCATTGCAACTGTGGAAG GCATCATGTCCACTACGTGATCCCGTACAATGGGGACCATTCTCTGGTGGACTCGTCGGAGAACTACTTTGTGAGTGACAGCGTGACCAAGCAGGAGATGGACCTGATGCTGGGGCTGCTGCTGGGATTCTGTATCAGCTGGCTCCTGCTGTGGCTGGACGGAGTGCTGCACTGTGCTGTCAGGGCATGGAGAGCCAGTCGCTACTATG ACACCCCTTCTTGGTCATGGCTCCCCTCATTCTGCAACCTTCGAGATCTGCGTCGACGAGCCCAGCTCAGACAGCtggaggactccagtggcaacatGGTCCACATCAAGCAGAAGCTCTACCACAACGGCCACCCCAGCCCACGCCACCTCTGA